TCCTTACAGTAAGCATTGATCAATGTGTTCAATGTAATACCACTCAGAACCAGCCCTTCTTTCTCTGCATCATCGAGCATCGCCTGAGCTTCCTTCAACATCTTATTCTTACACAGGCCACCGATGAGCACATTATAGGTGACAATATTTGGCTTCAAACCCGAGTTCAACATTTCATCTCGTAAACTGAGAGCCTTGTCAAGCTCTCCGTTGTTACAGAGTCCATTCATCATCAAATTATAGGTGATGACACTAGGATATACACCCTGCTTCTGCATTTCACCAAACAGCTTGATTGCTGCCTTCAAATTCTCATCCTCAAAGTACCCATGAATCATAGTATTATAGGTCACCACATTGGGGGAAACCCCATTCCTCGTCATCTCTTTAACAATCCCATCCACCTTGTACATTTTGCCCGGCCCGCCCATTTTACAGTAGCCATCAATAAGAGTATTGTAAGTAGTCACATTCGGTAAAAGCCCCCAAGCCTTCATCTCCTCCATAACATCGAAAGCCTTATTCAATCTCCCAACTTTGCACAACCCACTTATCACAGTGTTAAAAGTTATGACATTGAAATCAAACCTCCTCCTAACCAGTTCCTTGTACACACATTCCACATCACCAATGGACCTCTCTTTCACCAAATTACTCAACAAAGGATTACACGAAAGAACTGATAGTTTAAACCCGTAATCACCAGCCCGCTTGAATGCCTCgagaccttgccgggttttcATGTTCTTCACATATGACAACACCAGCATATCAGCGACTATCGATTTGTTGCATAAGCTATCACAACAAGTCGAAATCGCGTGAAACACCGAAGACACCGAATGATGGTCGCCATTTCGCACGAAATCATCCAAGAAGGACCTGACTTTCGGGTACATCTTGGAACAGATGAGTGAATGCAAAAATCCGAACATGAGTTCCAAAGAGTGGGACAATCTGAACACCTTCCAGGACCATTTGGTGTACCTGCTGCTGATCTCAACTTTATCAGATGTAATTTGGGAATCACCTCTACTTCTGTGTGGGCTCGAATCCTCATATGGTTTCATTTTGGCCTCTTTGGGCCCTACTCCCTCCCCTTCAGCATTTGCAGCGATTATTTTCTGCTCACCTTTCCTTACAAGTTGAAGCGCAATCTGCAACAATAGATCTACAAATCTTAGAATTAGAAGAATTTATTATACAAATGGAATGCAAATAAAAACACAGTAAtcatattgaaaaattttagcagctaaacaaacaaataggaaATCAAAGGTTCCAAGCGTTGATAATTTAGTGGCAATGTCAGCATCCTCTGAATTACTTCTTCAACTCTCACATTTCATCACCAACCCAATTCTAGCCCAAATGACAGGACAAAAGGTTGCATTTTGACATTAGCAAGGATTTAGGCACTTGAAAAACTTCTCGAAGTTTCAACTTTTCTCCcattttccaaatttcaagCAACCCAAACCAGCCGAAAACTGCAAACATCTACATTAAAAACCCACCGTCAGGTAATCTTCGGGCCTAGAGCTCGTCGGAACGGTTGAGGAGGACGGCTTCTGGCTCTCATCGGACTCGGCTTCCGCCACCTTGCCTTTGGCCACCACTGCCGGATCAATGCCATCACCGCTGGAGTCGGAACAGAAGAACGCTCTCTGGCAGGTACTCAGGCTCCTCCAGCTCCGCTCAGGGAGCGAATTCAGTGCCCCCAGCCGGTGGCAGCTCGGAGAGGGGGACTGGGTCAGGGCGTGCTGAGCCCGGCTATGCAGGCATGTCGAGAAGGACAGAAGCTTCAACATCGGCGAGGATTGAGTGGGGGACAGACCGTGAAAATTGAGATAAGGGGGGATTCCGAGCCCTAAATTTGACGGTGAAGGGGCGCCATTGAAGCAATTCGGTAGCAGAAACGGAGGGGAGGTAAGGTTTTTTTACCCTGCAGGCTGCAGTGAAGCCTTGCATAAACCCTTTGGTGGCTCTGTTACCGTTCCCCTCTTTGGGCTTCACTTCGGCTTGttaattagttttatttaatttaatctaataagatttttttgttaagtattttatcaatttattaataagagaagagataaaattaaaaattaaaaattagaagttttgttttttttccagttACAATGGAGGCGTATCaacctaatacaatgaaataaaaattttaataattaataaagggatATAAGTACCCACCAAGTATCGAACATGAAACCTTTTAGTTACCAAACAAAGACGTGTCACCGTATTACACGCTCTTTTGATTATTTTGGCAAAAAATTTCTTACTTCCTATAATTAAGACATTAGGTTTAAGATTCAAGTattgtaaatgaagaaaatctatAATTAGGAGAAACCTTTTAGCGGGTCGATCGACACAAATTGTTAGTCATTACTAATTGAGCTCTCGAATATCATAGTGCATATCGAGAAAAGGAACAAGCAAAGAGATTAGATCtaacattaaaaattttgttctgtggataaaattgcaaaattagAGCTCTGAAAGAGATTGACAATGAGTTCTTACCAAATTGACTATTTATCATTACGTTAAAGGTACTCTAAAAGTGTGTACGATCCAGTACATAACTTTAACCTTTAGTGtggatgaagaaaattcagaCTCTGAtagttttaccccttaatagATCAATTCGGCTCAATTGACTAATTGAGACTCAATTAGACTTTCGGATatcatgattaaaaaaaaaaaactgtacGAATTAAGCTGGTGGAGAACTACAAACTTAACTAACATTAAAAACTTTTCATGCAGGTCGAATGTTCACAGATGGTATTGCAAAACATACACGAGACAGGATATATTCGCAATTCACACTACGCAAAATAAATCATACTTTCAACAAGACAGGATTCATAAGTTGCACAACGAAATTACGTCCTGAGTTATGAAATCTTGAATAAATGATAGACACATAAAATGGTTTATATGCTCCAAGGCAATCTGTTTTAATTTCTCTAGGTacaattctttcttttgtcGAGAGCTCTTTTAAGAAGTGCTGAATTTGGAACATATATTTCGTGATCCTTCATGATAGTAGTTCGCGATAACTCGAGGGCAAAGGTTTTATTTGCTATAGGCCTCGGCCCTATCTTCCTACTGGAAAAGTTTCAACCTGATACGAATCTTTGAGAGGACGGTATCATGGGGCAACAACAACATCCTAACGCTTTATCACGATTCACACAGTGTTCCTCGAGTGCAAAGCTATTCTAAGcgcaactaattaattaagcagGCAACCTTCTCGATGGAAGATCGATATTCGTTAGTTAACAAATCATTCCATATAGACCCCGAGGTTCCCACCTTTCCCCTCCAACTGCTGACACCCGAGGTTGCAGCCCTTGTTGCAGGCCTCCATCTTTGCGTTGCGGATCTGTATGCATATGGGCATGCACTCCTTCAAGCACAAATCGAAGCTCCACTTCTTTGTCGCCGCACAACCCGAAATCATCGTTGAAGGAGCCAATAGTGCCATCACTAATATTATCACCAAGAATTTTTGGCAGTCCATGATTCCTGGAATTTTCTTCGTGAGCACTCTCAGGGCCTTATCTCGTTGGCAATTGACCATGAAAAACAAAGCAATGGACATGGATCAAACGGgaatagaagaagaagaagggataTGGATCAAACGGGAATAGTagtaattaaacaaaaaaaaaaaaagacaagcAGATAGTGCTTGgaatttcttcctttttctaaccttttctaatttctccgaaaaatgcaaaattttgATGGTGCACAGAGAAACGAGGACGCTATATATGAATAGGTTGAATCGATGTATGGAGGGAGAGGCTgggtttaatttatttttctaaaaatgtAGAAAAGTCATTTGGGAATTTCCACCGTTCAAATGTATTGATGGTTCATAAGCCTTTGATAGCCGTTGTATTAATTTGGAGCCCACACCATCAAGTATTGATTCGACGATCATCAAATCTTAATGAATGGTCGTGCAATGATCCATAGTACAATATTTAAAAACAATAGCTAATGTAAGGATGATTACCCGGTCGTCTTTATTGGTGTCGCTGGCGGTTGTCCCATAAGGAATTTGAAATCCTCAAACTAAAATGACCTTTCACATTTTAACCACTTAGTCTAAGGCTATGTTTGGATAGGGGATTGAGAGGAATTAGGAGGGTGGCGAGGAATGTGATTATTTAACTCAAGTTTGGACATTTATTTTGGCGAAATAGGGAGGGATATGATTttttaaacattttaaatGGAACTCCTCACATTGCCACATCATTATCATTTAGATtaaggaaatttttatatagttTCCTATCAATAAAATAGAAACTCCCATTATTAATTTGCGATATCCTTTTGCATGATATTAGATATGATTAAAATAGGCCC
Above is a window of Punica granatum isolate Tunisia-2019 chromosome 7, ASM765513v2, whole genome shotgun sequence DNA encoding:
- the LOC116214295 gene encoding pentatricopeptide repeat-containing protein At1g09820 isoform X1 → MLKLLSFSTCLHSRAQHALTQSPSPSCHRLGALNSLPERSWRSLSTCQRAFFCSDSSGDGIDPAVVAKGKVAEAESDESQKPSSSTVPTSSRPEDYLTIALQLVRKGEQKIIAANAEGEGVGPKEAKMKPYEDSSPHRSRGDSQITSDKVEISSRYTKWSWKVFRLSHSLELMFGFLHSLICSKMYPKVRSFLDDFVRNGDHHSVSSVFHAISTCCDSLCNKSIVADMLVLSYVKNMKTRQGLEAFKRAGDYGFKLSVLSCNPLLSNLVKERSIGDVECVYKELVRRRFDFNVITFNTVISGLCKVGRLNKAFDVMEEMKAWGLLPNVTTYNTLIDGYCKMGGPGKMYKVDGIVKEMTRNGVSPNVVTYNTMIHGYFEDENLKAAIKLFGEMQKQGVYPSVITYNLMMNGLCNNGELDKALSLRDEMLNSGLKPNIVTYNVLIGGLCKNKMLKEAQAMLDDAEKEGLVLSGITLNTLINAYCKDGSTEEAFSMYRLMLDKGVMPDVSTYNCLIGGLCGEGRTAYVRDLLREMKEKGLKADVITYNIMIDSLCKQGMSRRAMKLLDDMLNVGLSPNHITYNVLMDGYCKEGNLRAALKVRELMEKRGKRANTVTFNVLIKGFCKQGKMEDANSLLNEMLEKGLVLNKTTFEIVREEMVEKGFVPDIEGHLYNAS
- the LOC116214295 gene encoding pentatricopeptide repeat-containing protein At1g09820 isoform X2, which produces MKPYEDSSPHRSRGDSQITSDKVEISSRYTKWSWKVFRLSHSLELMFGFLHSLICSKMYPKVRSFLDDFVRNGDHHSVSSVFHAISTCCDSLCNKSIVADMLVLSYVKNMKTRQGLEAFKRAGDYGFKLSVLSCNPLLSNLVKERSIGDVECVYKELVRRRFDFNVITFNTVISGLCKVGRLNKAFDVMEEMKAWGLLPNVTTYNTLIDGYCKMGGPGKMYKVDGIVKEMTRNGVSPNVVTYNTMIHGYFEDENLKAAIKLFGEMQKQGVYPSVITYNLMMNGLCNNGELDKALSLRDEMLNSGLKPNIVTYNVLIGGLCKNKMLKEAQAMLDDAEKEGLVLSGITLNTLINAYCKDGSTEEAFSMYRLMLDKGVMPDVSTYNCLIGGLCGEGRTAYVRDLLREMKEKGLKADVITYNIMIDSLCKQGMSRRAMKLLDDMLNVGLSPNHITYNVLMDGYCKEGNLRAALKVRELMEKRGKRANTVTFNVLIKGFCKQGKMEDANSLLNEMLEKGLVLNKTTFEIVREEMVEKGFVPDIEGHLYNAS